In Microbacterium sp. 1.5R, the following are encoded in one genomic region:
- a CDS encoding ABC transporter substrate-binding protein: MNTRARKRILTTAAVASVSALALAGCASADAGDSASGDEKVTLTVTTFGTFGYDDLYDEYEKANPNVTIEATNIDTGGNARTDAFTKIAAGSGLSDVVAIEEGWLGAIMDVSDTFVDLRDYGIEDRKSDWVDWKYGQATDAEGRVIGYGTDIGPSGICYNGAAFEAAGLPSDRESVAELLNGDWENYFAVGAEYTAKTGKAWYDHSGFVWNAMVNQLDEGYYTSDGELNVEDNAELKERFELLGAATEGGQSAAQTAWDWNGGKSFVDGTFATFVCPGWMLGVVQGQVEAGGGDASTGWDFADVFPGGAANWGGAFLSIPESSQHKEAAADLADWLTQPEQQVKQSAAAGNFPSTIKAQETLSSEATPNAFFNDAPTGAILAERAKGVVAQFKGADDSVIQENVFGPALSGLDRGETDTQGAWDAAVELLNELVD; this comes from the coding sequence GTGAACACACGTGCCCGCAAGCGGATCCTGACGACAGCAGCCGTCGCATCCGTCTCCGCCCTGGCCCTCGCCGGCTGCGCCTCCGCCGATGCCGGCGACAGCGCTTCCGGTGACGAGAAGGTCACACTGACCGTCACCACCTTCGGCACCTTCGGATACGACGACCTCTACGACGAGTACGAGAAGGCGAACCCGAACGTCACGATCGAGGCGACCAACATCGACACCGGCGGCAACGCCCGCACCGACGCGTTCACGAAGATCGCAGCCGGCTCGGGTCTCAGCGACGTCGTCGCGATCGAGGAGGGGTGGCTCGGCGCGATCATGGACGTCTCCGACACCTTCGTCGACCTGCGCGACTACGGCATCGAAGACCGCAAGTCCGACTGGGTCGACTGGAAGTACGGACAGGCGACCGACGCCGAGGGCCGCGTGATCGGCTACGGCACCGACATCGGCCCGAGCGGCATCTGCTACAACGGCGCCGCCTTCGAGGCAGCCGGCCTGCCCAGCGACCGCGAGTCCGTCGCCGAGCTGCTGAACGGCGACTGGGAGAACTACTTCGCGGTCGGCGCCGAGTACACGGCCAAGACCGGCAAGGCCTGGTACGACCACTCCGGTTTCGTCTGGAACGCCATGGTCAACCAGCTCGACGAGGGGTACTACACCTCTGACGGCGAGCTGAACGTCGAGGACAACGCCGAGCTGAAGGAGCGCTTCGAGCTGCTCGGAGCCGCGACCGAAGGCGGTCAGTCCGCTGCGCAGACCGCGTGGGACTGGAACGGCGGCAAGTCGTTCGTCGACGGCACCTTCGCCACGTTCGTCTGCCCGGGCTGGATGCTCGGCGTCGTGCAGGGCCAGGTCGAGGCCGGCGGCGGCGACGCCTCCACCGGCTGGGACTTCGCCGACGTCTTCCCCGGCGGCGCAGCCAACTGGGGCGGCGCATTCCTGTCGATCCCCGAGAGCTCGCAGCACAAGGAGGCCGCGGCCGACCTCGCCGACTGGCTGACGCAGCCCGAGCAGCAGGTCAAGCAGTCCGCCGCCGCGGGCAACTTCCCGTCGACGATCAAGGCGCAGGAGACCCTCTCGTCCGAGGCGACTCCGAACGCGTTCTTCAACGACGCACCCACCGGTGCCATCCTCGCCGAGCGCGCCAAGGGCGTCGTCGCCCAGTTCAAGGGCGCCGATGACTCGGTGATTCAGGAGAACGTCTTCGGTCCGGCCCTCAGCGGCCTCGACCGTGGCGAGACCGACACCCAGGGCGCCTGGGATGCCGCGGTCGAGCTCCTGAACGAGCTGGTCGACTGA
- the purS gene encoding phosphoribosylformylglycinamidine synthase subunit PurS, producing MPTIVVDVMPKPELLDPQGKAVSGAFSRLGVEGFSDVRIGKRFELTVEGEVTDEILAEARRIADEVLSNSVIEDVVGIEVAE from the coding sequence ATGCCCACCATCGTCGTCGACGTCATGCCCAAGCCCGAACTGCTCGACCCGCAGGGGAAGGCCGTGTCCGGCGCATTCTCCCGTCTGGGCGTCGAGGGCTTCTCCGATGTCCGCATCGGCAAGCGCTTCGAGCTCACCGTCGAAGGCGAGGTCACCGACGAGATCCTCGCCGAGGCCCGCCGCATCGCCGATGAGGTGCTCTCCAACTCCGTGATCGAGGACGTCGTCGGCATCGAGGTCGCCGAGTGA
- the purQ gene encoding phosphoribosylformylglycinamidine synthase subunit PurQ yields MTTRIGVITFPGSLDDRDAQRAVRIAGAEPVALWHGSHDLEGVDALVLPGGFSYGDYLRAGAIAALSPIMAEVKDAAAKGMPILGICNGFQMLVEAHLLPGGLIRNDHQHFVRRDQKLIVENSDTAWTNRFRTGQEITIPLKNADGGYIADEETLDRLEGENLVAFRYAGVNPNGSLRDIAGLTNEAGNVVGLMPHPEHATEAGFGPDTSAAMRSGIDGVDFFTSAIAAVARVAA; encoded by the coding sequence GTGACCACGCGCATCGGCGTCATCACCTTCCCGGGCTCGCTCGACGACCGCGACGCCCAGCGCGCCGTGCGCATCGCCGGCGCCGAGCCGGTGGCCCTCTGGCACGGTTCGCACGACCTCGAGGGCGTCGACGCCCTCGTGCTGCCCGGCGGCTTCAGCTACGGCGACTACCTGCGCGCCGGTGCGATCGCCGCGCTCTCGCCGATCATGGCGGAGGTCAAGGACGCCGCGGCCAAGGGCATGCCGATCCTCGGCATCTGCAACGGCTTCCAGATGCTGGTCGAGGCGCACCTGCTGCCCGGCGGCCTGATCCGCAACGATCACCAGCACTTCGTGCGGCGCGATCAGAAGCTGATCGTCGAGAACTCCGACACCGCGTGGACCAACCGCTTCCGCACGGGCCAGGAGATCACGATCCCGCTGAAGAACGCCGACGGCGGGTACATCGCCGACGAGGAGACGCTCGACCGTCTCGAGGGCGAGAACCTCGTGGCATTCCGCTATGCGGGCGTGAACCCGAACGGCTCCCTGCGCGACATCGCCGGACTCACCAACGAGGCGGGCAACGTCGTGGGGCTCATGCCGCACCCCGAGCACGCGACCGAGGCCGGCTTCGGCCCCGACACCTCGGCCGCCATGCGCTCGGGCATCGATGGAGTCGACTTCTTCACCAGCGCGATCGCCGCCGTCGCCCGCGTCGCCGCGTAA
- a CDS encoding DUF1761 domain-containing protein, giving the protein MVPEINYWAVLLATASSMIVGSIWYAPKVFGTRWSKLANVDMDRPGASATMAIITTVIVSFATAWVLAGASAIAWHFYDGSFFWAAVVTGVLLWAGFTAARFITHDAFEGRPTALTTMNIAHEIVTIVVMAVIIGVWPPALG; this is encoded by the coding sequence ATGGTTCCCGAGATCAACTACTGGGCCGTTCTGCTCGCGACCGCCTCGAGCATGATCGTCGGCTCGATCTGGTACGCGCCGAAGGTGTTCGGCACCCGCTGGTCGAAGCTCGCGAACGTCGACATGGACCGTCCGGGGGCGAGCGCGACGATGGCGATCATCACCACCGTGATCGTGAGCTTCGCGACGGCGTGGGTGCTCGCCGGAGCATCCGCGATCGCCTGGCACTTCTACGACGGATCGTTCTTCTGGGCCGCCGTCGTCACCGGCGTGCTGCTGTGGGCCGGGTTCACGGCCGCGCGGTTCATCACGCACGACGCCTTCGAGGGTCGTCCGACGGCGTTGACCACCATGAACATCGCACACGAGATCGTCACGATCGTGGTCATGGCCGTGATCATCGGCGTCTGGCCGCCGGCTCTCGGCTAG
- a CDS encoding VOC family protein, whose product MPITLENVGIAVRDLEATIAFFTDLGLTVLGRDEVSGEWADTAVGLDGNHAKIAVLQTPDGHGQLELFEYIHPDAIETEPTLPNEIGMHRVAFSVDDIDESLAIAARHGYHPLRGVANYQGVYRLTYLRGPSGILVMFAQDLTKDAAAS is encoded by the coding sequence ATGCCCATCACACTGGAGAACGTCGGCATCGCCGTGCGCGACCTCGAGGCGACGATCGCCTTCTTCACCGATCTCGGCCTCACCGTGCTCGGTCGGGACGAGGTCAGCGGCGAATGGGCCGACACCGCCGTCGGCCTCGACGGCAACCACGCGAAGATCGCCGTGCTGCAGACACCCGACGGCCACGGTCAGCTCGAGCTGTTCGAATACATCCATCCCGACGCGATCGAGACCGAGCCGACCCTGCCGAACGAGATCGGGATGCACCGGGTGGCGTTCTCCGTCGACGACATCGACGAGTCCCTGGCCATCGCTGCCCGGCACGGATATCACCCGCTGCGAGGAGTCGCGAACTACCAGGGCGTCTACCGGCTCACCTATCTGCGCGGCCCGAGCGGGATCCTCGTCATGTTCGCGCAGGACCTCACGAAGGATGCCGCGGCGAGCTAG
- a CDS encoding glycoside hydrolase family 13 protein, producing the protein MAQLEQIAAPGSEWWRSAVIYQIYPRSFADASGDGIGDLPGITSRLDSLKELGVDAIWLSPFMTSPQRDAGYDVADYRDVDPLFGTLDDFDTMLNEAHARGIRVVVDLVPNHSSAQHAWFQEALKAAPGSPERARYIFRDGKGKNGELPPNNWESVFGGGMWERVTEADGTPGQWYLHIFDPTQPDFDWNNEEVREEFRSILRFWLDRGVDGFRVDVAHGMIKADGLPDYTPPADADSMGGGEANVPYWGQDGVHDIYRDWHKVLAEYDGDRALCGEAWMPTLKQTALWVRPDEMHQTFNFPYLMTEWDAKALGSVIRESLDAFGEVGAPSTWVLSNHDVVRHASRLALTAENPQGEGIGPNTPHKPDTAIGLARARAATTVMLALPGSAYLYQGEELGLPEAMEIPDAFRQDPTWFRTNGERYGRDGCRVPLPWEADAPAFGFNETGASWLPQPADWASYSRDVEEVDPASTLALYKRLLAGRREHGFGSGSLVWEDAGADAVAFRRGDVHVLANLGTEPLPLPTDAFVILQSQPFDGGAVPVDTAVWYTKA; encoded by the coding sequence ATGGCACAGCTTGAGCAGATCGCAGCCCCCGGTTCCGAGTGGTGGCGCAGCGCGGTCATCTACCAGATCTACCCCCGTTCGTTCGCCGACGCCTCGGGCGACGGCATCGGCGACCTGCCCGGCATCACCAGCCGGCTCGACTCGCTGAAGGAGCTCGGCGTCGACGCGATCTGGCTGAGCCCGTTCATGACGAGCCCGCAGCGGGACGCCGGCTACGACGTCGCCGACTACCGCGACGTCGACCCGCTGTTCGGCACCCTCGACGACTTCGACACGATGCTGAACGAGGCGCACGCCCGCGGCATCCGCGTCGTCGTCGACCTGGTCCCCAACCACTCGTCGGCCCAGCACGCCTGGTTCCAGGAGGCCCTCAAGGCTGCTCCCGGCAGCCCCGAGCGCGCGCGGTACATCTTCCGCGACGGCAAGGGCAAGAACGGCGAGCTGCCCCCGAACAACTGGGAGTCCGTCTTCGGCGGCGGCATGTGGGAGCGCGTGACCGAGGCCGACGGCACGCCGGGCCAGTGGTACCTGCACATCTTCGACCCGACGCAGCCCGACTTCGACTGGAACAACGAAGAGGTGCGCGAGGAGTTCCGCTCGATCCTGCGCTTCTGGCTCGACCGCGGCGTCGACGGCTTCCGGGTCGACGTGGCCCACGGCATGATCAAGGCCGACGGCCTGCCCGACTACACGCCCCCGGCAGACGCCGACTCGATGGGCGGCGGCGAGGCGAACGTGCCGTACTGGGGCCAGGACGGAGTGCACGACATCTACCGCGACTGGCACAAGGTGCTGGCCGAGTACGACGGCGACCGCGCGCTGTGCGGTGAGGCCTGGATGCCGACGCTCAAGCAGACCGCCCTGTGGGTGCGCCCCGACGAGATGCACCAGACCTTCAACTTCCCCTACCTCATGACCGAGTGGGACGCGAAGGCTCTGGGGTCTGTCATCCGCGAATCCCTCGACGCGTTCGGCGAGGTCGGCGCACCCAGCACCTGGGTGCTGTCGAACCACGACGTCGTGCGCCACGCGTCGCGACTCGCGCTCACGGCCGAGAACCCGCAGGGCGAGGGCATCGGCCCGAACACCCCGCACAAGCCCGACACCGCCATCGGACTCGCGCGCGCTCGCGCGGCGACGACCGTGATGCTCGCGCTTCCGGGTTCGGCATACCTCTACCAGGGCGAGGAGCTGGGCCTGCCCGAGGCGATGGAGATCCCCGACGCCTTCCGTCAGGACCCGACGTGGTTCCGCACCAACGGCGAGCGCTACGGTCGCGACGGATGCCGTGTGCCGCTGCCGTGGGAGGCGGATGCTCCGGCGTTCGGCTTCAACGAGACCGGTGCGTCGTGGCTGCCGCAGCCCGCCGACTGGGCGTCGTACTCGCGCGACGTCGAAGAGGTCGACCCCGCCTCGACACTGGCGCTCTACAAGCGCCTGCTCGCCGGACGCCGTGAGCACGGCTTCGGCAGCGGATCGCTCGTCTGGGAAGACGCCGGCGCAGATGCGGTGGCGTTCCGCCGCGGCGACGTGCACGTGCTCGCGAACCTCGGCACCGAGCCGCTGCCGCTGCCGACCGACGCGTTCGTGATCCTGCAGAGCCAGCCGTTCGACGGTGGCGCCGTGCCGGTCGACACCGCGGTCTGGTACACCAAGGCGTAA
- a CDS encoding adenine phosphoribosyltransferase, with protein MPDTDLSPALVRAESLIRSIPDYPEAGIIFRDITPLLADAEALQATTDAIIAPFAGQFDVVAGIEARGFILAGAAAIAAGVGLIPIRKAGKLPRPAASVDYALEYGTATIEMHDDLPVGSRVLLIDDVLATGGTLAAGRELVERLGSHVVGISVLFEIDGLGGREAIGDLHTVFHA; from the coding sequence GTGCCCGACACCGATCTCTCCCCCGCCCTCGTCCGCGCCGAATCCCTGATCCGCAGCATCCCCGACTATCCCGAGGCGGGGATCATCTTCCGCGACATCACCCCGCTGCTCGCCGACGCCGAGGCCCTGCAGGCGACCACCGACGCGATCATCGCGCCGTTCGCCGGACAGTTCGACGTCGTGGCGGGCATCGAGGCACGCGGCTTCATCCTCGCCGGAGCGGCCGCGATCGCCGCAGGCGTCGGCCTCATCCCGATCCGCAAGGCCGGCAAGCTGCCCCGCCCCGCGGCATCCGTCGACTACGCCCTCGAATACGGCACCGCGACGATCGAGATGCACGACGATCTGCCCGTCGGGTCCCGCGTGCTGCTCATCGACGACGTGCTCGCCACCGGGGGCACGCTCGCCGCCGGACGCGAACTGGTCGAGCGCCTGGGCAGCCACGTCGTCGGCATCTCCGTGCTGTTCGAGATCGACGGTCTCGGCGGCCGCGAGGCGATCGGCGACCTGCACACCGTCTTCCACGCCTGA
- a CDS encoding GH1 family beta-glucosidase, whose amino-acid sequence MTRAFPENFLFGAATAAYQIEGAAFEDGRTASIWDAFSREPGAVIGGDNGDVACDHYHRYPQDVALMKELGLQTYRFSTSWSRVRPDGGAVNAKGVDFYERLVDELLANDILPWLTLYHWDMPQALQETGGWTNRDTVGRFLEYAGTMHDALGDRVNVWTTLNEPWCSSFLSYTGGEHAPGHTSVAEGLLSAHHLLLAHGETVRELRGRDASLNLGITLNHTVADPADPTNPADIDAARRVDGQFNRWFLDPIYRGVYPDDIIRDIRSVDADAVARFTDAVHDGDLDVISQRIDTQGVNYYHGDFVSGTAPTPERTPLSGGPATDRVGRSPYPSSEGIHPVERGLPRTAQNWEVQPEGLTRLLQRVWTEYAEPAGTVLYMTENGAAYDDVAVVEDGETRVHDDDRTEFLRLHLAAVLDAADAGVDVRGYFYWSMFDNFEWAWGYDKRFGIVRVDYDTQERSLKDSGREYARIIAARAL is encoded by the coding sequence ATGACCCGTGCCTTTCCCGAGAACTTCCTGTTCGGCGCCGCGACAGCGGCGTACCAGATCGAAGGGGCGGCTTTCGAAGACGGGCGCACCGCGTCGATCTGGGATGCCTTCAGCAGGGAGCCCGGCGCCGTGATCGGCGGCGACAACGGCGATGTGGCGTGCGACCACTACCACCGCTATCCGCAGGACGTCGCTCTCATGAAGGAGCTCGGGCTGCAGACCTACCGCTTCTCGACCTCGTGGTCGCGCGTCCGGCCCGACGGCGGCGCGGTCAACGCGAAGGGCGTCGACTTCTACGAGCGCCTGGTCGACGAGCTGCTCGCGAACGACATCCTGCCCTGGCTGACGCTCTATCACTGGGACATGCCGCAGGCGCTGCAGGAGACCGGCGGGTGGACCAACCGTGACACCGTCGGACGCTTCCTCGAGTACGCCGGCACGATGCACGACGCCCTGGGCGATCGGGTGAACGTGTGGACGACCCTGAACGAGCCGTGGTGCTCGTCGTTCCTCTCTTATACCGGCGGCGAGCACGCTCCGGGTCACACGAGCGTCGCGGAGGGTCTGCTCTCGGCGCACCACCTGCTGCTCGCCCACGGCGAGACGGTCCGCGAGCTGCGTGGCCGGGATGCGAGCCTGAATCTCGGCATCACGCTGAACCACACGGTCGCAGACCCCGCCGATCCGACCAACCCCGCAGACATCGACGCCGCGCGTCGCGTCGACGGCCAGTTCAACCGCTGGTTCCTCGACCCGATCTACCGGGGCGTGTACCCGGACGACATCATCCGGGACATCCGGTCGGTGGATGCCGATGCCGTCGCCCGCTTCACGGATGCCGTGCACGACGGCGACCTCGACGTCATCTCTCAGCGCATCGACACGCAGGGCGTCAACTACTACCACGGCGACTTCGTCTCGGGCACGGCTCCCACCCCTGAGCGGACCCCGCTCAGCGGCGGCCCCGCGACCGACCGGGTCGGTCGAAGCCCGTATCCGTCGAGCGAGGGCATCCACCCCGTCGAACGCGGACTCCCGCGCACGGCGCAGAACTGGGAGGTGCAGCCCGAGGGGCTCACCCGTCTGCTGCAGCGCGTGTGGACCGAGTACGCCGAGCCCGCCGGAACCGTGCTGTACATGACCGAGAACGGTGCCGCCTATGACGACGTCGCGGTCGTCGAAGACGGTGAGACCCGCGTGCACGACGACGACCGCACCGAGTTCCTGCGCCTGCACCTGGCCGCCGTGCTCGATGCGGCGGATGCCGGCGTCGACGTGCGCGGCTACTTCTACTGGTCGATGTTCGACAACTTCGAGTGGGCCTGGGGCTACGACAAGCGGTTCGGCATCGTGCGCGTCGACTACGACACCCAGGAGCGGAGTCTGAAGGACTCCGGTCGGGAGTACGCTCGCATCATCGCCGCTCGCGCTCTCTGA
- a CDS encoding carbohydrate ABC transporter permease yields MTLTHERSETASASSNDAKSPKTDAAARRPWRHRISRFDQNASPYFYISPFFLLFGLVGLFPLLYTVWVAVHEWDLLKGQGEFIGAGNFVEILGDPMFWNSIFNTLSIFLLSAIPQLAVALVIAYLLDRGLRAPTFWRMSVLIPFVVTPVAVAIIFSSIFNEADGLANNLLNLIGIADQEWKHNTALSHLAIAVMVNFRWTGYNALILLAAMQAVPRDLYESAALDGAGAARRFFSITIPTIRPTLIFVIITATIGGLQIFAEPRLFDVSTAGGIGGSDRQFQTTVLFLWELAFFRRDLGEASAVAILLFLLIVGIGVINFLISRRISTGDAPKSRAARRRARTAAAAAAETAAAGTTIATTTEENAR; encoded by the coding sequence ATGACCCTCACGCATGAGCGCTCGGAGACGGCATCCGCGTCGTCGAACGACGCGAAGAGCCCGAAGACGGATGCCGCGGCTCGGCGTCCCTGGCGGCACCGCATCTCGCGGTTCGACCAGAACGCCTCCCCGTACTTCTACATCTCGCCGTTCTTCCTGCTCTTCGGGCTGGTCGGACTCTTCCCGCTGCTCTACACGGTGTGGGTGGCCGTGCACGAGTGGGACCTGCTCAAGGGGCAGGGCGAGTTCATCGGCGCCGGGAACTTCGTCGAGATCCTCGGCGACCCGATGTTCTGGAACTCGATCTTCAACACCCTGAGCATCTTCCTGCTGTCGGCGATCCCGCAGCTCGCGGTCGCCCTGGTGATCGCCTACCTCCTCGACCGCGGCCTGCGTGCCCCGACGTTCTGGCGCATGAGCGTTCTCATCCCGTTCGTCGTGACCCCCGTCGCCGTCGCCATCATCTTCTCGAGCATCTTCAACGAGGCCGACGGCCTCGCCAACAACCTGCTCAATCTGATCGGCATCGCCGACCAGGAGTGGAAGCACAACACGGCGCTGTCGCACCTCGCGATCGCCGTGATGGTGAACTTCCGCTGGACCGGCTACAACGCCCTCATCCTCCTCGCCGCCATGCAGGCGGTGCCGCGCGATCTCTACGAGTCGGCAGCCCTCGACGGAGCCGGCGCTGCCCGCCGGTTCTTCTCGATCACGATCCCCACGATCCGCCCCACGCTGATCTTCGTGATCATCACGGCGACGATCGGTGGTCTGCAGATCTTCGCCGAGCCCCGGCTGTTCGACGTCTCGACGGCGGGCGGCATCGGCGGCAGCGACCGGCAGTTCCAGACGACCGTGCTGTTCCTGTGGGAGCTCGCCTTCTTCCGCCGGGACCTCGGCGAAGCATCCGCCGTCGCCATCCTGCTGTTCCTGCTCATCGTCGGCATCGGCGTCATCAACTTCCTGATCTCCCGACGCATCTCGACCGGGGATGCTCCGAAGAGCCGCGCCGCGCGCCGACGAGCCCGCACCGCCGCTGCCGCCGCAGCCGAGACGGCCGCCGCCGGCACGACGATCGCCACCACGACCGAGGAGAATGCGCGATGA
- a CDS encoding LacI family DNA-binding transcriptional regulator gives MASIDEVARLAGVSTATVSRALSGRGHVSESARLRVQEAASALGYVVSSRASSLASGRTRNIGVVVPFLDRWFFSTVLSGVSSALMREGYDITLYNITADKDVRRHVFDTFLRRQRVDAVIAVSIELDDDETQYLLDLGLPVIAIGGPNPKLDTLTVDDVAVAQLATEHLIGLGHRDIAHIGANPEFDIDFHIPTNRRLGFEKALAKAGIPLNPAFLEPADFTVEGGYRAAKQLLGRPGPRPTAVFAASDEMAIGAILAARDLGFAVPDDLSIVGIDGHELGEFFRLSTVDQFPLGQGERAADAVLAKLADGDAAGIPAELPYELNVRGTTARLVG, from the coding sequence ATGGCGAGCATCGATGAGGTCGCCCGGCTCGCCGGCGTCTCGACCGCGACGGTCTCGCGCGCGCTGAGCGGCCGAGGCCATGTGTCGGAGTCGGCCCGCCTGCGCGTGCAGGAGGCGGCATCGGCGCTCGGCTACGTCGTGTCCTCCCGCGCATCGAGCCTGGCATCGGGCCGCACCCGCAACATCGGGGTCGTGGTTCCCTTCCTCGACCGATGGTTCTTCAGCACCGTGCTGTCGGGGGTGTCGTCCGCGCTGATGCGCGAGGGCTACGACATCACCCTCTACAACATCACCGCCGACAAGGACGTGCGCCGCCACGTGTTCGACACCTTCCTGCGACGGCAGCGAGTGGATGCGGTGATCGCGGTGTCGATCGAGCTCGACGACGACGAGACGCAGTACCTGCTCGACCTCGGCCTGCCGGTGATCGCGATCGGCGGGCCGAACCCCAAGCTCGACACCCTCACCGTCGACGACGTCGCCGTGGCCCAGCTGGCGACCGAGCACCTGATCGGTCTCGGACACCGCGACATCGCCCACATCGGCGCGAACCCCGAGTTCGACATCGACTTCCACATCCCGACGAATCGTCGCCTGGGCTTCGAGAAGGCACTGGCGAAGGCCGGCATCCCTCTGAATCCGGCCTTCCTCGAGCCCGCCGACTTCACGGTCGAGGGCGGATACCGCGCGGCGAAGCAGCTGCTCGGACGCCCCGGCCCGCGACCCACCGCCGTGTTCGCGGCATCCGACGAGATGGCGATCGGGGCGATCCTCGCCGCCCGCGACCTCGGATTCGCCGTGCCGGACGACCTCTCGATCGTCGGCATCGACGGTCACGAGCTCGGCGAGTTCTTCCGACTCAGCACCGTCGATCAGTTCCCGCTGGGCCAGGGCGAGCGTGCGGCGGACGCCGTGCTCGCCAAGCTCGCCGACGGCGACGCCGCCGGCATTCCGGCCGAGCTCCCCTACGAGCTGAACGTCCGCGGCACGACCGCGCGCCTGGTCGGCTAG
- a CDS encoding carbohydrate ABC transporter permease, with protein sequence MTATQALSVPEKIRRRRGALGGNAGIGSRPGFLTYGLLAAFIIGSVYPLWWSVVVASGTNATRGETLPLIPGGNFFTNAAKVFDAIPFWLALGNSFLISAIITVSVVTFSTLAGYAFAKLRFTGRDGLMIFVIATMAIPTQLGIIPLFMLMRELGWTGSIGAVIVPTLVTAFGVFFMRQYLVDVIPDELIEAARMDGANQFRTFLTVGIPAARPAMAILGLFTFMTAWTDYLWPLIVLSPQNPTLQTALSQLQSGYYIDYSIVLAGAVLATLPLLVLFVVAGRQLVSGIMAGAVKG encoded by the coding sequence ATGACCGCCACCCAGGCGCTGAGCGTCCCCGAGAAGATCCGCCGCCGTCGAGGCGCCCTGGGCGGCAACGCCGGGATCGGCAGCCGCCCCGGCTTCCTCACCTACGGCCTGCTCGCCGCGTTCATCATCGGCAGCGTCTACCCGCTGTGGTGGTCGGTCGTCGTGGCGAGCGGCACGAACGCCACGCGTGGCGAAACCCTGCCGCTGATCCCCGGCGGCAACTTCTTCACCAACGCCGCCAAGGTGTTCGACGCGATCCCGTTCTGGCTCGCTCTGGGCAACTCGTTCCTCATCTCGGCGATCATCACGGTCTCGGTCGTCACGTTCTCGACGCTGGCCGGCTATGCCTTCGCCAAGCTGCGCTTCACGGGCCGCGACGGACTGATGATCTTCGTGATCGCGACCATGGCGATCCCGACGCAGCTCGGCATCATCCCGCTGTTCATGCTGATGCGGGAGCTCGGCTGGACCGGATCGATCGGCGCGGTCATCGTGCCGACACTGGTCACCGCCTTCGGCGTCTTCTTCATGCGGCAGTACCTGGTCGACGTGATCCCGGACGAGCTGATCGAGGCGGCGCGGATGGACGGCGCGAACCAGTTCCGCACGTTCCTCACCGTCGGCATCCCGGCCGCTCGCCCTGCCATGGCGATCCTCGGCCTCTTCACCTTCATGACTGCGTGGACCGACTACCTCTGGCCGCTGATCGTGCTCTCCCCGCAGAACCCGACACTGCAGACGGCCCTCAGCCAGCTGCAGTCCGGCTATTACATCGACTACTCCATCGTGCTCGCCGGTGCGGTGCTCGCGACCCTTCCGCTGCTCGTCCTGTTCGTCGTGGCGGGCCGGCAGCTGGTCAGTGGCATCATGGCGGGCGCGGTGAAAGGATGA